The Dioscorea cayenensis subsp. rotundata cultivar TDr96_F1 unplaced genomic scaffold, TDr96_F1_v2_PseudoChromosome.rev07_lg8_w22 25.fasta BLBR01001341.1, whole genome shotgun sequence genome has a segment encoding these proteins:
- the LOC120256216 gene encoding MDIS1-interacting receptor like kinase 2-like codes for MESWLPSKFTTIRPAEILMIVLLSQLVILFSNLCFPVPITVTASRIESQGRALLQWKASLETQDLLHTWMSTVSPCNWTGITCRYDGHLMLTITKVQLRELGLEGKLETLNFSSLPSLRVLDLNGNHIYGSILEAISGLSKLINLDLSVNKLRGIIPSELGNLTRLKTLWLSQNQISGSIPPSFGKLMNMNLLAISKNFLVGSIPPVFRNLTKLKGLYLWSNKLSGSIPSEIGNLVSLIGLDISNNQITKLIPPLGSLKSLTGLALSHNYLFGKVPDEFTNLTNLNNLQLVNDNLSGNLPQDLPEEVYLTNLLWHIIISKVPFPRV; via the coding sequence ATGGAATCATGGCTTCCCTCAAAGTTCACCACCATCCGTCCAGCTGAAATATTGATGATAGTGTTGCTTTCACAGTTAGTAATTCTCTTCTCCAACCTTTGTTTCCCTGTTCCAATAACGGTCACCGCTTCAAGGATTGAATCTCAAGGGAGAGCTCTTCTTCAATGGAAGGCCAGCCTTGAAACACAAGACCTCCTTCACACTTGGATGTCAACGGTCAGTCCATGCAACTGGACTGGAATCACATGCAGATATGATGGTCATCTCATGCTAACCATCACGAAAGTCCAATTACGAGAGTTGGGACTGGAAGGGAAGCTAGAGACTCTCAACTTCTCATCTCTGCCATCACTCAGAGTTCTTGACCTCAATGGCAACCATATATATGGATCCATCCTTGAGGCCATTTCAGGTCTCTCCAAGCTCATCAACCTTGATCTCTCTGTCAACAAACTTAGAGGCATCATCCCATCAGAGCTTGGTAATTTGACAAGGCTCAAGACCTTGTGGCTCTCCCAGAATCAGATAAGTGGCTCCATACCTCCTTCTTTCGGAAAGCTTATGAATATGAATTTATTAGCCATCTCCAAAAATTTCTTAGTTGGTTCTATTCCTCCAGTGTTTAGAAACTTGACCAAACTAAAGGGTTTATATTTATGGAGCAACAAACTGAGTGGCTCTATTCCTAGTGAGATTGGGAATTTAGTGAGCTTAATTGGTTTGGACATATCTAACAACCAAATAACTAAATTAATCCCTCCACTTGGAAGTTTGAAAAGTCTTACCGGTTTGGCATTAAGTCATAATTATCTCTTTGGGAAGGTCCCTGATGAATTCACAAACCTcacaaatttaaataatctTCAATTAGTTAATGACAACCTTTCAGGTAATCTACCACAAGATTTGCCAGAGGAGGTTTACTTAACAAACTTGCTTTGGCATATAATAATTTCCAAGGTCCCATTCCCACGAGTTTGA
- the LOC120256221 gene encoding MDIS1-interacting receptor like kinase 2-like has product MVSALLNNSTFLHISIWTEEAWVPLLDLNQGAVELDWIKRVTIVQDIAQALSYLHHDCAPPIIHRDLTRNNILLDEEYKACISDFGISRPLKPNSSHWSLLVGTYGYMAPELAYVMRVTEKM; this is encoded by the exons ATGGTTTCTGCTCTACTAAACAATTCAACTTTCTTGCATATAAGTATATGGACAGAGGAAGCCTGGGTGCCACTCTTAGATCTGAATCAGGGAGCAGTGGAGTTGGATTGGATCAAGAGAGTCACCATTGTACAAGACATTGCACAAGCTTTATCTTACTTGCATCATGATTGTGCTCCACCTATCATCCATCGAGACTTAACAAGAAACAACATTCTTCTGGATGAGGAGTACAAGGCTTGTATTTCAGACTTTGGTATTTCTAGACCGCTAAAGCCCAATTCATCACATTGGAGTTTGCTAGTAGGCACTTATGGGTACATGGCACCAG AGCTTGCCTATGTAATGAGAGTAACTGAAAAAATGTGA
- the LOC120256220 gene encoding MDIS1-interacting receptor like kinase 2-like — protein MKLWLPSEFTIQAMLMMVGLSSLAFFSNVDFPVPMMTTASKIESQGRALLQWKATLETQELLNTWMSNTSPCNWTGITCRNDNHLMQTITKIQLAGMGLEGKLETLNFFALPSVRVLDLRDNHIHGSIPATISALSKLSALGLSNNNLTGIIPSELGNLTRLKTLVLYENQISGSLPPFLGKLLNLNFLVISTNFLVGSIPQEFGNLTNLKVLHLWRNGLNGSIPHEIGNLVNLIDFEISQNQITGPIPHSIGNLTKLETLYLFSNNINGSIPSEIGNLVNLIDFATNENQITSPIPHSIGNLTKLETFYLSDNGINGSIPYEIGNLLNLRDFEIFDNQMIGPIPHSIGNLTKLEILYLYGNIINGSIPSEIGSIVNLRDFQMYDNKITGSIPHSIGNLNNLEIFYLHNNNINGLLPNEMVNLTNLIDLQLVNNSLSGNVPTDLAKGALLQYLSLAYNNFQGPIPISLKNSTKLVRVRLERNHFTGDVSKSFGVHPQLDFIDLSFNRLSGTLLPSWGACLNLTSFTISSNRISGEIPWEIVQLPKLQLLDISSNNLVGKIPKAFYKLSHIFHLNMSNNHLTGTIPIEFGNLSSLEVLDLSSNNLKGEIPVQLENCLKLDLLKLSNNELNGSIPFQLGNLNLHQVLDLSENLFTGEIPLQLSKLIMLQELNLSNNELVGRIPSSFQLMTGLASLDVSYNHLEGPIPKNHFFQTAPIKWFAHNKGLCGQVHGLPPCDQSWSTSKGDAKKHHKIIILIAILVFGILFIIFLAIGLFTLLYYKRKRSTMNDTKEEFDGHFFSIWRVNHGKEAYKEIIRATENFDEKYQIGTGAYSMVYKATLSSGKTLAIKKIQEEEAQVNEQAFKNEIQALTKIRHRNIVRFYGFCSTNKFNFLAYEYMERGCLHATLKSEQEAMKLDWIKRAAIIRDIAQALSYLHHDCIPPIVHRDITSNNVLLDEEYKAYVSDFGISRLLKPNSSHWSLLAGTYGYMAPELAYIMRVTEKCDVYSFGILALEVIHGTHPGDLLSNLSLSMLVKDMLDPRLPFHIADQATTNQVLSVILIAMQCINTDPQARPTMQQASQRLSSPKSLQAFDICSFPTLTLDYLENIVQVHIDDQVHG, from the exons ATGAAATTATGGCTTCCATCAGAGTTCACCATTCAAGCAATGTTGATGATGGTGGGGCTTTCAAGTTTAGCTTTCTTCTCCAATGTTGATTTCCCTGTTCCAATGATGACAACAGCttcaaagattgaatctcaaggGAGAGCTCTTCTTCAATGGAAGGCCACCCTTGAAACACAAGAACTCCTTAACACCTGGATGTCAAACACCAGTCCATGCAACTGGACAGGAATCACTTGCAGAAATGATAACCATCTCATGCAGACCATCACCAAAATCCAATTAGCAGGAATGGGATTGGAGGGAAAGCTAGAGACTCTCAACTTCTTTGCTTTGCCTTCCGTTCGAGTTCTCGACCTCAGAGACAACCATATACATGGATCCATCCCTGCAACCATTTCAGCTCTCTCCAAGCTCTCTGCTCTTGGTCTCTCTAACAACAATCTTACAGGCATCATCCCATCAGAGCTTGGTAATTTGACAAGGCTCAAGACTTTGGTGCTCTATGAGAATCAGATAAGTGGCTCCTTACCTCCTTTTCTAGGAAAGCTTTTGAACCTGAATTTCTTAGTCATCTCCACAAATTTCTTAGTTGGTTCCATCCCTCAAGAGTTTGGAAACTTGACCAACCTCAAAGTTTTACACTTATGGAGAAATGGCCTTAATGGTTCTATTCCTCATGAGATTGGAAATCTAGTAAACTTGATagattttgaaatatctcaaaaCCAAATAACTGGTCCCATCCCACATAGCATTGGAAACCTGACCAAGCTTGAAACTCTCTACCTCTTTAGTAATAACATAAATGGCTCCATTCCAAGTGAAATTGGCAATCTAGTGAACTTGATAGATTTTGcaacaaatgaaaatcaaataacaaGTCCCATTCCACATAGCATTGGAAACCTAACCAAACTTGAAACTTTTTACCTAAGTGACAATGGCATAAATGGCTCCATTCCTTATGAGATTGGGAATCTACTAAACTTGAgagattttgaaatatttgacaACCAAATGATTGGCCCCATCCCACATAGCATTGGAAACCTAACCAAACTAGAAATACTTTACCTATATGGTAATATAATAAATGGCTCTATTCCTAGTGAAATTGGGAGTATAGTGAATTTGAGAGATTTTCAAATGTATGACAACAAAATAACTGGTTCCATTCCACATAGCATTGGAAACCTAAACAACCTTGAAATTTTTTACCTAcataacaataacataaatgggTTATTGCCCAATGAAATGGTGAACCTCACAAATCTAATTGATCTTCAATTAGTCAATAACAGCCTTTCTGGTAATGTGCCAACAGATTTAGCCAAAGGAGCGTTGCTTCAATATCTTTCTTTGGCATACAATAATTTCCAAGGCCCCATTCCaataagtttgaaaaattcaacaaaattagTAAGGGTCCGGCTTGAAAGAAACCACTTCACTGGAGATGTTTCTAAAAGTTTTGGTGTTCATCCGCAATTGGATTTTATTGATCTAAGCTTTAACAGATTGTCTGGCACTTTATTACCATCTTGGGGAGCATGCCTTAACTTGACAAGCTTTACAATATCAAGCAATAGAATCAGTGGAGAAATACCATGGGAAATAGTTCAATTGCCAAAGCTGCAGCTACTTGACATCTCTTCCAATAATTTGGTGGGAAAGATCCCTAAAGCGTTTTATAAATTATCTCACATATTTCATTTGAACATGAGCAACAATCATCTCACAGGAACCATACCGATAGAATTTGGGAATCTATCTTCATTAGAAGTTCTAGATCTGTCAAGCAACAATTTGAAAGGAGAAATACCAGTACAGTTAGAAAATTGCCTAAAATTGGACTTACTCAAGTTGAGCAATAATGAGCTAAATGGATCCATCCCTTTTCAACTAGGTAATTTGAACTTGCATCAAGTTCTTGACTTGAGTGAGAATCTATTCACAGGAGAAATACCACTGCAACTTAGCAAGTTAATAATGTTGCAAGAGTTGAATTTATCAAATAATGAGTTGGTTGGTCGCATTCCATCTTCTTTTCAATTAATGACAGGCTTAGCATCATTGGATGTATCTTATAATCATCTAGAAGGTCCAATTCCAAAAAATCATTTCTTTCAAACAGCTCCCATTAAGTGGTTTGCCCACAACAAGGGCTTATGTGGTCAAGTGCATGGTTTGCCTCCATGTGACCAATCCTGGTCAACAAGTAAAGGTGATGCAAAGAAACATCATAAAATCATTATCTTGATAGCTATTTTGGTatttggaattttatttatcatatttctgGCAATTGGATTATTCACATTGCTTTATTATAAGAGAAAGAGATCTACTATGAATGACACAAAGGAAGAATTTGATGGACATTTTTTCTCCATTTGGAGAGTCAATCATGGAAAGGAAGCATACAAAGAGATCATTAGAGCAAcagaaaattttgatgaaaagtATCAGATTGGTACCGGAGCTTATAGCATGGTCTATAAAGCGACTCTATCATCTGGAAAAACACTTGCTATTAAgaaaattcaagaagaagaagcccaAGTGAATGAACAAGCtttcaaaaatgaaatacaagcatTAACTAAAATTCGGCATCGAAACATTGTGAGGTTTTATGGTTTCTGCTCtacaaataaattcaattttctTGCCTATGAGTATATGGAGAGAGGATGTCTACATGCCACACTAAAATCTGAACAGGAAGCAATGAAATTGGATTGGATCAAGAGAGCTGCCATTATAAGAGACATTGCTCAAGCTTTGTCTTACTTGCATCATGATTGTATTCCACCTATTGTTCATCGAGACATAACAAGCAACAATGTTCTATTGGATGAAGAGTACAAGGCTTATGTTTCGGACTTTGGTATTTCTCGACTGCTAAAGCCTAATTCATCACATTGGAGTTTACTTGCAGGCACATACGGTTACATGGCACCGG AGCTTGCCTATATAATGAGAGTGACTGAAAAATGTGATGTATATAGTTTCGGAATTCTAGCACTTGAAGTGATACATGGAACACATCCCGGGGATCTCCTAAGCAACTTATCATTGAGTATGCTAGTAAAAGATATGCTAGATCCACGTCTCCCCTTTCATATAGCTGATCAAGCGACCACAAACCAAGTGCTTTCAGTGATTTTAATAGCAATGCAATGCATCAATACCGATCCACAGGCTCGCCCTACAATGCAACAAGCATCTCAAAGGTTATCTTCTCCAAAGTCTTTGCAAGCATTTGACATCTGCTCTTTTCCAACACTTACCCTTGATTACCTCGAAAACATTGTACAAGTGCATATTGACGATCAAGTGCATGGGTAA